The Terriglobales bacterium nucleotide sequence CGCGCTCTAGGTGCGGAGGTCGTGGTCGGCAATCTACTCGATCTCGATTCCATGCATCGGGCGATCGACGGCGTCGAGACCATGTACTTTGGCCTGTCGGTTTCGGATACATATCTAGCCGCGACGGTTAATACGGCGGCAGTGGCGAAGCATCACGGCGTGAAGGCGTTCATCAATATGTCGCAGATGACGGTCTCTCAGATGAGCATTACCGAAACTACTCCGAGCCCACAGCACAAGCTGCATTGGCTCGCCGAGCAGGCGCTGAACTGGTCCGGTCTGCCGGTTGTGCACGTGCGGCCAACAGTGTTTCTCGAAGGCTTCTTCCTGACTTTGACTCCGGATTCAGTCAGGGAATCCGATCAGATCAAGCTACCGTTCGGGGAGGGCAAAACTTCGCCGGTGGCGGCGGAAGACGTTGCACGTGCGATTGCCGCGCTGCTCGCCAATCCGCAGCCGCACATCGGCAAGATTTATCACCTGACTGGTCCGCAGTCCGAGAACATGCATTTCTTTGCGCAGGAGTATTCGAAGGCGCTTGGCCGTACGATTACTTATCAGGACATCCCCGTCGAGCCGTGGCGGGACGACCTGCTCAAGCGGGGCTGGCCGATTCACGTGGTGAACCACCTGGCGGCGTTGTGCGATCTGCATCGAGCGGGGCGCTTCGACCGGACGTCGGACGACGTGCGC carries:
- a CDS encoding NAD(P)H-binding protein, coding for MANLILVTGAAGRVGAVGRTVTELLLKQGKAVRAMVRTDDERAQALRALGAEVVVGNLLDLDSMHRAIDGVETMYFGLSVSDTYLAATVNTAAVAKHHGVKAFINMSQMTVSQMSITETTPSPQHKLHWLAEQALNWSGLPVVHVRPTVFLEGFFLTLTPDSVRESDQIKLPFGEGKTSPVAAEDVARAIAALLANPQPHIGKIYHLTGPQSENMHFFAQEYSKALGRTITYQDIPVEPWRDDLLKRGWPIHVVNHLAALCDLHRAGRFDRTSDDVR